A stretch of the Bos indicus isolate NIAB-ARS_2022 breed Sahiwal x Tharparkar chromosome 13, NIAB-ARS_B.indTharparkar_mat_pri_1.0, whole genome shotgun sequence genome encodes the following:
- the LOC109568048 gene encoding nucleosome assembly protein 1-like 1, producing the protein MADIDNKEQSELDQDLDDVEEVEEEETGEETKIKAHQLTVQMMQNPQILAALQERLDGLVETPTGYAESLPRVVKRRVNALKNLQVKCAQIEAKFYEEVHDLERKYSVLYQPLFDKRFEIINAIYEPTEEECEWKPGEEDEISEELKEKAKIEDEKKDEEKEDPKGIPEFWLTVFKNVDLLSDTVQEHDEPILKHLKDIKVKFSDAGQPMSFVLEFHFEPNEYFTNEVLTKTYRMRSEPQGSDDSDPFSFDGPEIMGCTGCQIDCKKGKNVTLKTIKKKQKHKGRGTVRTVTKTVSNDSFFNFFAPPEVPETGDLDDDSEAILAADFEIGHFLREHIIPRSVLYFTGEAIEDDDDDYDEEGEEADEEGEEEGDEENDPDCDPKKDQNPAECKQQ; encoded by the coding sequence GTTGAAgaagtagaagaagaagaaactggtgaagaaacaaaaatcaaagcgcATCAGCTGACTGTTCAGATGATGCAAAATCCTCAGATTCTTGCAGCCCTTCAAGAAAGACTTGACGGTCTGGTAGAAACACCAACAGGATACGCTGAAAGCTTGCCTAGGGTAGTGAAAAGACGGGTGAATGCTCTCAAAAACCTTCAAGTTAAATGTGCACAGATAGAAGCCAAATTCTATGAGGAAGTTCATGATCTTGAAAGAAAGTATTCTGTTCTTTATCAGCCTCTGTTTGATAAGCGATTTGAGATCATTAATGCCATTTATGAACCTACAGAAGAAGAGTGTGAATGGAAACCAGGTGAGGAAGATGAAATTTCGGAGGAGCTAAAAGAAAAGGCCAAGAttgaagatgagaaaaaggatgaagaaaaagaagatccCAAGGGAATTCCTGAGTTTTGGTTGACCGTTTTTAAGAATGTTGACTTGCTCAGTGATACGGTTCAGGAACATGATGAGCCTATTCTGAAGCACTTGAAAGATATTAAAGTGAAGTTCTCAGATGCTGGTCAGCCTATGAGTTTTGTCTTAGAATTTCACTTTGAACCCAATGAATATTTCACAAATGAAGTGTTGACAAAGACATATAGGATGAGGTCAGAACCTCAGGGGTCAGATGATTCTGATCCCTTTTCTTTTGATGGACCAGAAATTATGGGTTGTACAGGGTGCCAGATAGATTGTAAAAAAGGGAAGAATGTCACTTTGAAAACGATTAAGAAGAAGCAGAAACACAAGGGACGTGGGACAGTTCGTACTGTGACCAAAACAGTTTCTAATgactctttctttaatttttttgcccCTCCTGAAGTTCCTGAGACTGGAGATCTGGATGATGATTCTGAAGCTATCCTCGCTGCAGACTTTGAAATTGGTCACTTTTTACGTGAGCATATAATCCCAAGATCAGTGTTATACTTTACTGGAGAAGCTATTGAAGATGATGACGATGATTATGATGAAGAAGGTGAAGAAGCGgatgaggaaggggaagaagaaggagatgaagaaaatgatcCAGACTGTGACCCAAAGAAGGATCAAAACCCAGCAGAGTGCAAGCAGCAGTGA